The Syntrophorhabdus sp. genome segment ACACAATCCCCGTAATGGTTCCTCAGAAGGGCCTGAAGGTAGATCTTCCTGAAGCTTTCGAGGGCGGGCGAGCGGGTGGTGACGACCATCCCGTCCTCTATGACGGTGGATGTCGCCGAGACGGTGCGGGGCCTTCCATTCTCCACCACTTCCACCATGGATATCTCGATGTTGGTGGGGGGACTGACCCGGGGATCGTACCCGAGACCAGGTATGTCTATCCCGTTCTCCCGGGCCGCGTCGATGATGGTGCTGCCTTCCCTCGCGGAACATTCCTTATCGTCTATGTATGCTGTTATCACTATGTCCTCCGTTGTGGCGTATGCGCAAAAGCCCAATATTATACAGTAAGGCTGAAAAAAAGCAAAATAGGACATATAGGAGGGGATAGGACCTATGGGACTTATAGGACGTATAGGACGTTTAGGACGTTTAGGACATATGGGACATATGGGACGTATGGGGGGGTTAGTATTTTGGTTTGTATTGCTCGGAGTGGCTGAGGTGGTCATGCCAGTTCTCGCGGTAGGCCTTGGCGATCTCCCGGGACCTGATGATGAGGAGGTTCTCGGCGTTCTTCTCCTCAGCGGCCTTTGTGAAATTGAAGGAGCCCGTTATCGTTACGGCGCCGTCTATGACGATGACCTTGTTGTGAGCGATGGCGTGTTTGGCATCGATGTACGTGGGTATCCTCATGTTCGCCAGGAAAGTGGCGGAGGTATATTTCGCCGTGCGCTGGCTCTTGTCGAGGATCGCCGCCACCTTGACGCCGCGCTTGTGGGCCTCGATGAGGGCCTTCGCGATGGGGGCGGAGGTGAAGGAGTAGGCCTGGATGAGGATCTCGGAACGCGCCGAGGCGATCTCCCGTATGATCTTGTCGGTGCAGTTGCTGCCAGGGGTGAAACAGAGGCTGACCGTGACGTCCTTGCCGTACTCCGCGCACGAGGCGCCTGAAGGCAGCGACACGAGGGCCGCAAGAAGAAGGAGGAAAATAAGACACTGTCTGGTCATGAGCACCGGTCTTGCATGTAGCCTAGATGAAGGAACAGGAAAAGTCAATCGCACTTTTCTCTTGTAAATGGGGAGGAATTGAAAGAGAATTAACAGGATAAAGATCGAGACCGTGTGATCTCATGGCAACGAACGACAAAAAGAGTCTCATCGTCCTTCGCGAGAAACATCAGGTAGACCGATACATCCGGGATATAACCGAGCAGAGTATGCCTGTCAGGGTCGTCATCGATGACACCATCGTCCTCGATGATTGCCGGCTTGTCGTCCGGGAAGGGAAGAGGAAAGAGCTTTTTGTCGAGGCATCGCTGGCGCCGGGAGAATACCCGGAGACGGGACGGGCCACCATTACCTGCGCGGGCGACAGCTCCCTTTATATCTTCGGGACGAAGATCCTTTCCATAGAACTCGCCGAACACCGCCGTATGCACCTCGCCATCCAGTACCCCGACAGGATCACAAAGCGGGAAAGGCGCAGACACGTCAGGGTGCGTCCGTCGGCAACCCAACCGGTGTCGGCACGGATAGCCGCCGGTAACGGCGACAGCGTCGACGTCGAACCGGTGGACATCAGCACCGGCGGTATATCTTTCATGATGACGGAAGAGGCGGCCCGTTTCAAATCGGGCGACACCATCGAGCTTACCGTCGCGGTCCCCGCGTTCGGAGAGGTGCGAGCGCTGGCCACGGTCAGGAGCGTTGTCCATCTCATGGACCTTACCCGGATCGGCGTCGAGTTCTCCTCCCTGCCCGAAGACGCCCTGCGGGGCATCATGGAATACGT includes the following:
- a CDS encoding phospholipase D family protein codes for the protein MTRQCLIFLLLLAALVSLPSGASCAEYGKDVTVSLCFTPGSNCTDKIIREIASARSEILIQAYSFTSAPIAKALIEAHKRGVKVAAILDKSQRTAKYTSATFLANMRIPTYIDAKHAIAHNKVIVIDGAVTITGSFNFTKAAEEKNAENLLIIRSREIAKAYRENWHDHLSHSEQYKPKY
- a CDS encoding PilZ domain-containing protein, which codes for MATNDKKSLIVLREKHQVDRYIRDITEQSMPVRVVIDDTIVLDDCRLVVREGKRKELFVEASLAPGEYPETGRATITCAGDSSLYIFGTKILSIELAEHRRMHLAIQYPDRITKRERRRHVRVRPSATQPVSARIAAGNGDSVDVEPVDISTGGISFMMTEEAARFKSGDTIELTVAVPAFGEVRALATVRSVVHLMDLTRIGVEFSSLPEDALRGIMEYVAGRERQIDTELFTED